The Sphingopyxis fribergensis genome contains a region encoding:
- the rnk gene encoding nucleoside diphosphate kinase regulator — MTKTKSGAAMPHIRMIDSEADVLTELTLQQQRDSIHFYELLLDEIDRASICGRTDIPPDVVTMGSRVTFVDEKTGAERTVRLVYPAEADISAGRMSILTPVGAGLIGLSVGQTITWPDRGGVEHRLRIVAVKQPN, encoded by the coding sequence ATGACCAAGACAAAAAGCGGGGCCGCGATGCCCCATATCCGCATGATCGACAGCGAGGCCGATGTGCTGACCGAACTGACGCTGCAACAGCAACGCGATTCGATCCATTTCTATGAATTGCTGCTCGATGAAATCGATCGCGCCTCGATTTGCGGCCGCACCGATATTCCGCCCGACGTCGTTACGATGGGATCACGCGTCACGTTCGTCGACGAAAAGACTGGCGCCGAGCGGACGGTGCGCCTCGTCTATCCCGCCGAGGCCGACATTTCCGCCGGGCGGATGTCGATCCTGACCCCGGTCGGCGCCGGACTGATCGGCCTCAGCGTCGGTCAGACGATCACCTGGCCCGATCGGGGCGGTGTCGAACATCGATTGAGGATCGTCGCGGTGAAGCAACCGAATTAG
- the trpA gene encoding tryptophan synthase subunit alpha yields MTRFAAAFTKPRPALVAFITAGDGDTAANLDALVAGGADVIELGMPFTDPMADGPAIQQANLRSLAKGTTTADIFAIAAAFRQRHPDTPLVLMGYANPMTIRGGDWFAAECAKAGVDGVICVDVPAEEDPELGPALRAAGVDLIRLATPTTDTVRLPAVLEGASGFLYYVSVAGITGQQQAAQASIDEAVARLKAATDLPIAVGFGIRTPEQAAEIAKVADGVVVGSAFIDIIAEHGDAAASHVEAFTRSLADAIHGAKEIAA; encoded by the coding sequence ATGACCCGCTTCGCCGCCGCCTTCACGAAACCCCGCCCCGCCCTCGTCGCCTTCATCACCGCGGGCGACGGCGACACCGCCGCGAACCTTGACGCGCTCGTCGCGGGGGGCGCCGATGTGATCGAGCTGGGTATGCCCTTCACCGATCCGATGGCCGACGGCCCCGCGATCCAGCAAGCGAACCTGCGCAGCCTCGCCAAGGGCACGACCACGGCGGACATCTTCGCCATCGCCGCCGCCTTCCGCCAGCGCCACCCCGACACCCCGCTCGTCCTGATGGGCTATGCCAATCCGATGACGATCCGCGGCGGCGACTGGTTCGCGGCCGAATGCGCCAAGGCGGGCGTCGATGGCGTCATCTGCGTCGATGTTCCCGCCGAGGAAGACCCCGAACTCGGCCCCGCGCTGCGCGCCGCCGGTGTCGACCTGATCCGCCTCGCCACGCCGACCACCGACACGGTGCGCCTACCCGCCGTCCTCGAAGGCGCGAGTGGCTTCCTCTATTATGTCTCGGTCGCCGGGATCACCGGCCAGCAACAGGCCGCGCAAGCGAGCATCGACGAAGCGGTCGCGCGCCTGAAAGCCGCGACCGACCTGCCCATCGCGGTCGGCTTCGGCATCCGCACTCCCGAACAGGCCGCCGAAATCGCCAAGGTCGCCGATGGCGTCGTCGTCGGATCGGCATTCATCGACATCATCGCCGAGCATGGTGACGCCGCGGCGTCGCATGTCGAGGCTTTCACCCGCTCACTCGCCGATGCTATCCACGGCGCAAAGGAGATCGCCGCATGA
- a CDS encoding DUF6980 family protein, translated as MLRSNVESVCDQHADRKDCPDAIVDFNDASGFYGLFVRDGENASAGSAIIISYCPWCGTKLPKGLDDL; from the coding sequence ATGCTGCGCTCGAATGTCGAGAGCGTTTGCGACCAACATGCAGATCGCAAAGACTGCCCGGATGCCATCGTCGATTTCAACGACGCATCCGGCTTTTATGGCCTGTTCGTTCGCGATGGCGAGAACGCCAGCGCCGGATCCGCGATCATCATTTCCTATTGTCCATGGTGCGGCACAAAGCTGCCGAAAGGGTTGGATGACCTATGA
- the radC gene encoding RadC family protein encodes MGDRDTPDHLGHRARLRARLLDDAEGLADYELVEYLLTLAIPRRDTKPLAKALLREFGSLAQLVSADPESLRRVDGLGDTGIAALKIVQATSLRLLKGEFRDKPLLSSWDALLDWLRADMGPIDIERVRVLYLNSRNMLIRDELASEGSIDQSAIYVREVIKRALELGASAIILVHNHPSGSPEPSRQDVAITRDIADAAAKLGIQLHDHIIIGGSDYRSFRAMGLL; translated from the coding sequence ATGGGGGACAGGGATACGCCGGATCATCTTGGGCATCGCGCACGGCTGCGCGCCCGCCTGCTCGACGACGCCGAGGGCCTCGCCGATTATGAGCTGGTCGAATATCTGCTGACCCTCGCGATTCCCCGCCGCGATACCAAGCCGCTCGCGAAGGCGCTGCTGCGCGAATTCGGTTCGCTGGCGCAGCTTGTCAGCGCCGACCCAGAATCGCTGCGACGGGTCGACGGCCTTGGCGATACCGGCATCGCCGCGCTGAAAATCGTCCAGGCCACCAGTCTTCGCCTGCTCAAGGGCGAGTTTCGCGACAAGCCCCTGCTCTCCAGCTGGGACGCGCTGCTCGACTGGCTGCGCGCCGACATGGGGCCGATCGACATCGAACGAGTCCGCGTCCTCTATCTCAACTCGCGCAATATGCTGATTCGCGACGAACTCGCGAGCGAAGGTTCGATCGACCAGTCGGCGATCTATGTCCGCGAAGTGATCAAGCGCGCGCTTGAACTCGGTGCTTCGGCGATCATCCTCGTCCACAACCACCCCAGCGGCAGCCCCGAACCGAGCCGGCAGGATGTTGCGATCACCCGCGACATCGCCGACGCCGCGGCCAAGCTGGGAATCCAACTCCACGACCATATCATCATCGGCGGCAGCGATTATCGGAGTTTTCGCGCGATGGGCCTTCTCTGA
- the pyrF gene encoding orotidine-5'-phosphate decarboxylase, whose product MTSPLYLAIDTTHLDAALTLAQKVRRHVGGLKLGLEFFCANGHHGVHEMAKLGLPIFLDLKLHDIPNTVAKAIQALRPLEPAILTVHAVGGRAMLEEAKAAAGTGTKVVAVTVLTSLDAPDLEDIGVGGSPHDQVVRLAALARESGLDGIVCSGQEVKAARKAWPGGHFVVPGVRPANGKIGDQKRVVTPAQAMADGASILVVGRPISQSPDPDLAAREIEATL is encoded by the coding sequence ATGACCTCGCCGCTTTATCTCGCCATCGACACGACGCACCTCGACGCCGCGCTGACGCTCGCGCAGAAGGTGCGGCGCCATGTCGGCGGGCTGAAGCTCGGTCTCGAATTCTTCTGCGCCAACGGCCACCACGGTGTGCATGAAATGGCGAAGCTCGGGCTGCCGATCTTCCTCGACCTCAAACTGCACGACATTCCCAATACCGTCGCGAAAGCCATTCAGGCACTCCGCCCCCTCGAGCCCGCGATCCTGACCGTCCACGCCGTGGGCGGCCGCGCGATGCTCGAAGAGGCGAAGGCGGCGGCGGGCACGGGTACAAAGGTCGTCGCGGTGACCGTGCTGACCAGCCTCGACGCCCCCGATCTCGAAGACATCGGCGTCGGCGGCAGCCCGCACGACCAGGTCGTCCGCCTCGCCGCGCTCGCACGCGAATCGGGGCTCGACGGGATCGTCTGCTCGGGGCAGGAAGTGAAGGCGGCGCGCAAGGCCTGGCCGGGCGGCCATTTCGTCGTCCCCGGCGTCCGCCCCGCGAACGGCAAGATCGGCGACCAGAAACGCGTCGTCACGCCGGCGCAGGCAATGGCCGACGGCGCCTCGATCCTCGTCGTCGGCCGCCCGATCAGCCAGTCCCCCGATCCCGACCTCGCCGCGCGCGAGATCGAAGCGACGCTTTAA
- a CDS encoding lipopolysaccharide assembly protein LapA domain-containing protein, translating to MGILRTIIWVLLTAVLVIFAMANWRVVTVTIWPGWEAETKLPVVILAAFLIGSVPMWIALRTTRWSMKRRLDASERQAADLRALANRPVEVTPTAPVNDIPPAPTDLFATDKP from the coding sequence GTGGGAATCCTGCGAACGATCATCTGGGTTTTGCTGACCGCCGTGCTGGTCATCTTTGCGATGGCGAACTGGCGGGTCGTAACGGTCACCATCTGGCCGGGCTGGGAGGCGGAAACCAAGCTCCCCGTCGTGATCCTCGCCGCATTTCTGATCGGCAGCGTGCCGATGTGGATCGCGCTGCGCACGACGCGCTGGTCGATGAAGCGCCGCCTCGATGCCAGCGAACGGCAGGCGGCCGACCTGCGTGCGCTCGCCAATCGCCCCGTCGAGGTGACTCCCACGGCACCCGTCAACGACATTCCCCCCGCCCCAACCGATCTCTTCGCCACGGACAAGCCATGA
- a CDS encoding EF-hand domain-containing protein encodes MLKQMLLIGAAAVSFPALAQTTPPASDPAMTEPAPAPAPDSANPAPTPDASTTPPASSQPAPSGAAAASPTQIAQIVEQEFPTYDGDKNGDLNEAEFGAWMKKLRAATDPSTDVESAEVKTWIGQAFASADGDKSGAVNKTELTGFLSRGA; translated from the coding sequence ATGTTGAAACAGATGCTTTTGATCGGCGCCGCCGCCGTCAGCTTTCCCGCCCTCGCGCAGACCACGCCACCCGCGTCGGATCCGGCGATGACGGAACCCGCTCCGGCTCCGGCACCCGATTCGGCCAACCCGGCGCCGACGCCCGACGCGTCTACCACGCCGCCGGCGTCAAGCCAGCCCGCACCGTCGGGTGCGGCGGCCGCTAGCCCGACGCAGATCGCCCAGATCGTCGAGCAGGAATTTCCGACCTATGACGGCGACAAGAATGGCGACCTCAACGAAGCCGAGTTCGGCGCATGGATGAAGAAGCTGCGTGCAGCAACCGACCCCAGTACCGACGTCGAATCGGCCGAGGTCAAGACCTGGATCGGACAGGCGTTCGCTTCGGCCGATGGCGACAAGTCGGGCGCGGTGAACAAGACCGAATTGACCGGTTTCCTGTCGCGCGGCGCCTAA
- the accD gene encoding acetyl-CoA carboxylase, carboxyltransferase subunit beta produces the protein MSWLDRVRNALPFGAKRDTADNLWHKCRQCQQMVFVKEWEDNLNVCPRCDHHDRIGATERFAQLFDGGLHEMIAAPPAPEDPLKFRDTKKYVDRIKAARAQTGDRDAYQNAFGRISGQGVVIGVQDFAFMGGSMGVAVGEAFVAGVEQAIKRGCPYIAITAAGGARMQEGTLSLMQMPRATVALARLRRAGLPYIVLLTDPTTGGVTASYAMLGDIQISEPKALIGFAGQRVIENTIREKLPEGFQRAEYLLDHGMIDMVVHRKELPETLGRLIGYLAPEKAA, from the coding sequence ATGAGCTGGCTCGACCGCGTTCGCAACGCGCTGCCCTTCGGGGCGAAACGCGACACCGCCGACAATCTCTGGCACAAATGCCGCCAGTGCCAGCAGATGGTGTTCGTCAAGGAATGGGAAGACAATCTCAACGTCTGCCCGCGCTGCGACCATCACGACCGCATCGGCGCCACCGAGCGTTTCGCGCAGCTGTTCGACGGCGGGCTGCACGAGATGATCGCCGCGCCCCCGGCGCCCGAAGATCCGCTCAAATTCCGCGACACCAAAAAATATGTCGACCGTATCAAGGCGGCGCGCGCGCAGACGGGCGACCGCGATGCCTATCAGAATGCCTTCGGCCGTATCTCGGGCCAGGGCGTCGTGATCGGCGTCCAGGATTTCGCCTTCATGGGCGGGTCGATGGGGGTTGCGGTGGGCGAAGCCTTCGTCGCCGGGGTCGAACAGGCGATCAAGCGCGGCTGCCCCTATATCGCGATCACCGCCGCGGGCGGCGCGCGCATGCAGGAAGGCACGCTGTCGCTGATGCAGATGCCGCGCGCCACGGTGGCCCTGGCCCGCCTGCGCCGCGCCGGCCTGCCCTATATCGTGCTGCTAACCGATCCGACGACCGGGGGCGTCACCGCCAGCTATGCGATGCTCGGCGATATCCAGATCAGCGAACCCAAGGCGCTGATCGGCTTCGCGGGCCAGCGCGTGATCGAGAATACGATCCGCGAGAAATTGCCCGAAGGGTTCCAGCGCGCCGAATATCTCCTCGATCACGGGATGATCGACATGGTCGTGCATCGCAAGGAATTGCCGGAGACGCTGGGCCGCCTGATCGGTTATCTGGCGCCCGAGAAGGCGGCGTAA
- the trpB gene encoding tryptophan synthase subunit beta — translation MMTATLPNSLRTGPDERGHFGQFGGRYVAETLMPLILDLERHYRAAQADPAFKAEFDYLLKHYVGRPSPLWFAERLTDHLGGAKIYLKREDLNHTGAHKINNCIGQILLAKRMGKTKIIAETGAGQHGVATATVAALFGLPCTIFMGAVDVARQQPNVFRMKLLGAEVVAVESGAKTLKDAMNEALRHWVANVHDTFYIIGTVAGPHPYPELVRDFQSVIGDEAREQILKAEGRLPDMLIAPVGGGSNAIGLFHPFLDDTDVEIVGVEAAGEGLDGKHAASLAGGKPGILHGNKTYLLQDEDGQITEAHSISAGLDYPGIGPEHSWLHDIGRVRYEPVTDAEALASFQKLTKLEGIIPALESAHAIAAAEKIAPTLGKDKIIIVNCSGRGDKDIATVAKAIGVEL, via the coding sequence ATGATGACTGCGACCCTTCCCAATAGCCTTCGCACCGGCCCCGACGAACGCGGCCATTTTGGCCAGTTCGGCGGCCGCTATGTCGCCGAAACTCTGATGCCGCTGATCCTCGACCTTGAACGCCATTATCGGGCGGCACAGGCCGACCCCGCGTTCAAGGCCGAGTTCGACTATCTGCTCAAACATTATGTCGGCCGTCCCAGCCCGCTGTGGTTCGCCGAGCGGCTGACCGATCATCTCGGCGGCGCGAAAATCTATCTCAAGCGCGAGGATCTTAATCACACCGGCGCGCACAAGATCAACAATTGCATCGGTCAGATCTTGCTCGCCAAACGCATGGGCAAGACCAAGATCATCGCCGAGACCGGCGCCGGCCAGCACGGCGTCGCGACCGCGACCGTCGCCGCGCTCTTCGGCCTGCCCTGCACCATCTTCATGGGCGCGGTCGATGTTGCGCGCCAACAGCCGAACGTGTTCCGCATGAAGCTGCTCGGCGCCGAAGTCGTCGCGGTCGAGAGCGGCGCCAAGACGCTCAAGGACGCGATGAACGAGGCGCTGCGCCACTGGGTCGCGAACGTCCACGACACTTTCTACATCATCGGCACCGTCGCCGGGCCGCACCCCTATCCCGAACTCGTGCGCGATTTCCAGTCGGTGATCGGCGACGAAGCGCGCGAACAGATTTTGAAAGCCGAAGGCCGCCTTCCCGACATGCTGATCGCCCCCGTCGGCGGCGGATCGAACGCCATCGGCCTGTTCCACCCCTTCCTCGATGACACGGACGTCGAGATCGTTGGCGTCGAAGCCGCGGGCGAGGGCCTGGACGGCAAGCATGCCGCGAGCCTTGCGGGCGGCAAGCCCGGCATCCTCCACGGCAACAAGACCTACCTGCTCCAGGACGAAGACGGCCAGATCACCGAGGCGCACAGCATCTCGGCGGGGCTCGACTATCCGGGCATCGGCCCCGAGCATAGCTGGCTCCACGACATCGGCCGCGTCCGTTACGAACCCGTCACCGACGCTGAGGCGCTGGCAAGTTTCCAGAAGCTGACGAAGCTCGAAGGCATCATCCCCGCGCTCGAAAGCGCGCACGCGATCGCGGCGGCGGAGAAGATCGCGCCTACGCTGGGCAAGGACAAGATCATCATCGTCAACTGCTCGGGCCGCGGCGACAAGGATATTGCCACGGTAGCGAAAGCGATCGGGGTCGAACTGTGA
- the purB gene encoding adenylosuccinate lyase — MVPRYARPEMTAIWSAENRFRIWFEIEAHATDALAELGTVPKSAAKALWDWWATNPAIDVAAIDAIEAVTKHDVIAFLTWVAENVGDEARFMHQGMTSSDVLDTCLAVQLAQAADILLADLDALLEAIKRRAYEHKLTPTIGRSHGIHAEPVTFGLKLAEAYAEFSRCKLRLQAARAEIATCAISGAVGTFANIDPRVEAHVAAKLGLAIEPVSTQVIPRDRHAMFFAVLGVIASSIERLSVEVRHLQRTEVLEAEEYFSPGQKGSSAMPHKRNPILTENLTGLARVVRSAVTPAMENVALWHERDISHSSVERFIGPDATITLDFALGRLTGVVDKLLVYPERMQKNLDRMGGLVHSQRVLLALTQAGASREESYVLVQRNAMKVWESDGQLSLLELLKGDADVTAKLSADELTALFDLGYHLKHVDTIFDRVFGAA; from the coding sequence ATGGTTCCGCGTTACGCACGGCCGGAAATGACCGCGATCTGGTCGGCCGAGAATCGGTTTCGCATCTGGTTCGAGATCGAAGCGCACGCGACCGATGCCCTTGCCGAACTGGGCACCGTGCCGAAATCGGCTGCCAAGGCGCTGTGGGACTGGTGGGCCACGAACCCGGCCATCGACGTCGCCGCGATCGATGCGATCGAGGCAGTCACCAAGCATGACGTCATCGCCTTCCTCACATGGGTTGCCGAAAATGTCGGCGACGAAGCGCGCTTCATGCATCAGGGCATGACCAGCTCCGACGTGCTCGACACCTGCCTCGCGGTCCAACTCGCCCAAGCGGCCGACATATTGCTCGCCGACCTCGATGCCCTGCTCGAAGCGATCAAGCGCCGCGCCTATGAACATAAGCTCACGCCGACGATCGGCCGCAGCCACGGCATCCACGCCGAACCTGTGACCTTCGGGCTCAAGCTCGCCGAAGCCTATGCCGAATTCTCGCGCTGCAAGCTCCGTCTGCAGGCCGCGCGCGCCGAAATCGCGACCTGCGCCATCTCGGGCGCCGTCGGCACCTTCGCCAATATCGATCCGCGCGTCGAGGCGCATGTCGCGGCCAAGCTCGGCCTCGCGATCGAACCCGTCTCGACGCAGGTCATCCCGCGCGACCGCCACGCAATGTTCTTCGCCGTGCTCGGCGTCATCGCCTCGTCGATCGAGCGCCTGTCGGTCGAGGTTCGCCACCTTCAGCGCACCGAAGTGCTTGAGGCCGAGGAATATTTCTCGCCGGGGCAAAAGGGCTCGTCGGCAATGCCGCACAAGCGCAACCCGATCCTGACCGAAAATCTCACTGGCCTTGCGCGCGTCGTGCGCAGCGCGGTGACGCCCGCAATGGAAAATGTCGCGCTGTGGCACGAACGCGATATCAGCCACTCGTCGGTCGAACGTTTTATCGGCCCCGATGCGACGATCACGCTCGACTTCGCGCTCGGACGCCTGACCGGCGTCGTCGACAAGTTGCTGGTCTATCCCGAACGGATGCAGAAGAATCTCGACCGGATGGGCGGCCTCGTCCATTCGCAGCGCGTGCTGCTCGCGCTGACGCAGGCGGGCGCAAGCCGCGAGGAAAGCTATGTGCTCGTTCAGCGCAACGCGATGAAGGTGTGGGAATCGGACGGACAGCTCTCGCTGCTCGAACTGCTCAAGGGCGACGCCGACGTGACCGCGAAGCTGTCGGCCGACGAACTGACCGCATTGTTCGATCTCGGCTATCATCTGAAGCATGTCGACACGATCTTCGACCGGGTGTTCGGGGCGGCATAG
- a CDS encoding phosphoribosylanthranilate isomerase yields MPPLVKICGLTTPQAVDDAIRLGATHIGLVHYEPSQRHVDLKTAAELRKRAGSRVKVALLLVNASQQLTGDALGTVRPDIVQFHGSETPEWLAVVKRLVPAEIWKAVGIKDAGTLERMQKYRGIADRILFDAPAAALPGGTGTRFDWSLLKNHRHSMDWGIAGGLTPDNVAQAIAETGAPLVDVSSGVESAPGVKDVDKVAAFLKAVAAC; encoded by the coding sequence ATGCCCCCACTCGTCAAAATCTGTGGTCTCACCACCCCCCAGGCCGTCGACGACGCGATCCGCCTCGGCGCCACGCACATCGGCCTCGTCCATTACGAACCGAGCCAGCGCCACGTCGACCTCAAAACTGCGGCCGAACTGCGCAAACGCGCCGGATCGCGCGTGAAGGTCGCGCTGCTCCTCGTCAACGCGTCGCAACAGCTGACGGGCGATGCGCTCGGTACGGTGCGTCCCGACATCGTGCAATTTCACGGCAGCGAGACCCCTGAGTGGCTGGCGGTCGTAAAGCGCCTCGTTCCCGCCGAAATCTGGAAAGCTGTGGGGATCAAGGATGCTGGCACGCTGGAGCGGATGCAGAAATATCGCGGCATCGCCGACCGCATCCTGTTCGACGCGCCGGCGGCCGCGCTCCCCGGCGGCACCGGCACGCGCTTCGACTGGTCGCTGCTCAAGAACCATCGCCACAGCATGGATTGGGGCATCGCGGGCGGGCTGACCCCCGATAATGTGGCGCAGGCCATCGCCGAAACAGGCGCCCCGCTCGTCGATGTCTCGTCGGGCGTCGAAAGCGCGCCGGGCGTCAAGGATGTGGACAAGGTCGCCGCTTTCCTTAAAGCGGTCGCCGCATGTTGA